The sequence below is a genomic window from Nocardia fluminea.
TGATGGCCGTGGCCTTCGTCGCGATCGTCGTGCTGCTGCCCGAAACACCCAAGGCCGCGCATCCCACCTCGATCACCGCGCCGTTCAAGGCATTGCGGCACAAGGGATTGCTCACCGTCAGCATCACCGCGCTGCTCTACAACTTCGGCTTCTTCACCCTGCTCGCGTTCACCCCGTTCCCGCTGGACATGGGCACCTACGCGATCGGCTTCATCTTCTGTGGCTGGGGCATCCTGCTCGCGCTGTCCTCGGTGTTCCTCGCCCCGAAACTCCAGGCGCGCTTCGGTTCACTACCGATGATGGCCCTGTCGCTGGCGCTGTTCGCGATCGACCTCGCGGTGATGGGGATGTTCACCCAACACAAGATCGTGCTGATCGTCGGCGTCGTGATCGCCGGCGCGTTCCTCGGCGTGAACAACACGCTGATCACCGAGGCCGTGATGATCTCGGCGCCGGTCGAGCGGTCGACCGCGTCGGCGGCGTACAGCTTCGTCCGATTCGGCGGCGGTGCGGCCGCGCCGTGGGTGGCGGGCAAGCTCGGCGAGCACAATATGTCACTGCCGTTCTGGCTCGGCGCGGTCTGCACGGCCGCCGCGGTCGCGGTGCTGTTCATCGGCCGCGGCGCGCTCGCCCACATCGACGACCACGACCCGGCCCCACACTCCGTCGAGGAAGCACAGGCGATAACCGTCGGCGACTGAGCTGTGTTCTCGGAGCGCTGGCGCGCTCGGGTTCGCGGCCCCGCCTGTCCCGTCGATCAGGCACCGTTGCTTGCTCCTTCGTCGCCCACGCAACGGCACCTGATCGACGGGACGGCCGCGAACCCGGCCGCTGCGCGTCCGGCCCCTCCCTAAGGGTCGGGGTCGGGGTTCGGCATTCGGGGTAGCGTTGGTGCATGACCGAGGACCGACGGGGACGCGTCAAGGTTGAGACCGGACAGAAGCGGGTGCGGGTCTATCTGCGCGGGAAGCTGGTGGCCGACACGCTTCGGCCGCTGCTGGTCTGGGAGATTCCGTACTATCCGACCTACTACGTGCCGCTCACCGACCTGCGCGCCGACCTCGATCCGAACGGGGTCACCGAGCACTCCCCCAGCCGGGGCGAGGCGACGGGTTACGACGTCACGCTCGAGGGACTGCGCGTCGAGGGCGCGGCGCTGCGCTATCTCGACTCACCATTGCCGGAGCTGAAAGACGCTGTGCGGCTCGATATCGCCGCGTTCGACTGGTTCGAGGAAGACGAGCAGGTCTTCGTCCATCCCCGTGACCCGTATTCGCGCGTGGACATTCTCGGCAGCTCCCGGCATGTGCGGGTGGAGATCGACGGCGTCACCGTCGCGGACTCGCATTCGCCCCGGATCCTGTTCGAAACCGGCTTGCCCGCGCGGTATTATCTGCCGCTCACCGATGTCCGGATGGATCTGCTGACCTCGTCGGAGACCCACACCAGCTGCCCGTACAAGGGCACCGCCGACTACTGGAATGTGCGCATCGGCGACACCGAGCACGCCGATATCGTCTGGATCTATCGCACGCCACTGCCCGAGAGCCAGAAGGTGGCGGGCCTGGCGTGCTTCTACAACGAGAAGGTCGACATCTACCTCGACGGGGTACGCCAGGATCGCCCGCACACCCCGTTCGGCTGACTATTCGCCGACTTCGAGCACACCCTCGTCGACCGCCCATTTGATCGACTTCTCCAGCGACGGACACGATTCCGGCCGACCCGGCCGCGCACCGTGCGCGGTCAGCTGCGCGAAGATCGGGCAGTGCGCGTCGGGCCGCTCGGTCCACTGCACCGAGGTCTGGTGCTGGCTCGCCTTGCGCACCAGAACCTGGGCCGAGCACGCCTGGCACCGCAGTGGCGTGAGACCCGTGTCGAGGTAGTGCTCTTTGTCGACCACGGTCTGTGCCCGCACCGCGGCCCGCCGCGCGGGTTGATCCGCGAAATCGGGCGCTTTGGCCCAGGTCGGGCGATTTCCCGCACGCTGCGAGGAATCACCCGACCCGGGCTCCGCCGAAGCGAGCCGCGACGGATCGCCGGACCTTTGCTGCTCGCTCGAGCTCATATCAGACGCCTGCTTCCTCGGATTCGGCCTTGCGGCGCAGGTTCTCCGCCACCTCGGCCTCCCACGCCTGATTCGCCTTGGTCGTATCGACCTCGAACTCGAAGCGCTGGGTCATCTTCTCGGTCACCTCGGCGACGTCGACGTAGAACTGCTCGTACCAGCGGCGCAGCTGGTAGACCGGGCCGTCCTCCTCGCAGAGCAGCGGGTTCTCGACCTTGGACTTGTGCTTCCAGATCTCCACGTCCTGCAGGAAGCCGTCGCCGAAGAACTTCGCCATCGTGTCGGCCAGCTTCTTGGCCGCCTCGTCGGGAATGCCCTTGGGCTTCTCGACGCTCAGGCCCCACTGCAGCACGAAGGAGTCCTGGCTGACCGGGTAGTGGCAGTTGATCAGCTGGACCTTGATCTCGTACCCGCTGTAGATGTTCACCAGCGGGTTGATCATGTAGGACGGCCCGAAGTAGGACGCCTCCGACTTCAGCAGGGTGTCACCACCGTGCTTGGCCGCCATGCCGACGTCGGGCCTGCCCTTGGTCTCCAGGAACTGCGTGGCCACATGCCCTTCGAAGACGTTCTTGAAGAACGTCGGGAAGGCGTAGTGGATGTAGAAGAAGTGCGCCATGTCCACGACGTTGTCGATGATCTCGCGGCAGTTGGCGCCCTCGATCAGCAACGAGTCCCAGGTCCAGTCGGTCCAGCCGCTGTTGTGGGTCTCGGTCGGGTTGCCCTGTTCGTCGGTGTAGGGCCCCTCGATATGCGGGATCGTGACCTCCGGGGGCGGTTCGTTGCCCTCGTGGTCGTGCCAGATGAACAGCTGACCGTTGCGTTCGAGCGTGGTCCACCGACGGGTGCGGGCCAGCGGCGGCACGCGGCGCGCGTAGGGAATCGCGGTGCACTTGCCGCTCGCGCCCCAGCGCCAGTCGTGGAACGGGCAGGCGATGTCGTCGCCTTTCACCGTGCCCATGCTCAGATCGCCGCCCATATGCCTGCAGTAGGCGTCGAGCACGCGGATCTGGTCGTCGGTATCGGTCCACACGACGAGCTTGGTACCGAAGATCTCTACCGCGTGCGGTTTACCGTCGCGGAACGTCGACGCCAGGCCGACACAGTGCCAGCCGCGCGCGAACCTCGTCGGCGGTGCACCGACATCGAGTTCCCTCACCTTGGGGTTGATCGCCATCCCGAACCCTCCTCGTTCACTAGAACACGTTACAAAACTGAGCCACTTCACGCCAGTTGTCCAGCGAACTTCCTTGTTGACTCCTGTTATATCCGAGGTAGGGCGATCTTCTCGACAGAAACGAGAACCTGTTCTAATCTCAGAGTCGAACCAAGCAGACGAATAGAACCGGTTGTCGATCCGACAAGGGCAGGAGCGGGCTCCGAAATGACGCAAGAAGTGACCGAACGGGTCGAGGCACTGCTGCCGACGCTGCGTGAGCGTGCGCAGGAGGCCGAGGACCTGCGCCGCATCCCCGAAGAATCCATGAAAGCGCTGCAGGAGACCGGTTTCTTCCGGCTGCTCCAGCCCAAGCAGTGGGGCGGCCACGCCGCCGACCCGGTGGTCTTCTACGACACCGTGCGCAAGATCGCCAGCGCGTGTGGCTCCACCGGCTGGGTGTCGGGCATCATCGGGGTGCACAACTGGCACCTCGCGTTGTTCGAGCAGCAGGCCCAGCAGGACGTGTGGGGTGAGGACACCGATGTGCGCATCTCGTCCTCCTACGCGCCGATGGGTGCGGGACAGGCCGTCGACGGTGGTTACATCGTGCGCGGTTCGTGGGCTTGGTCCTCGGGTTCCGATCACGCCACCTGGGCGGTGCTGGGCGGTCCGGTGATCAAGAACGGCAAGCCGGTCGACTTCGGCAGCTTCCTGATCCCGCGTTCGGACTACCGCATCGACGACGTCTGGAACGTCGTCGGCCTGCGCGGCACCGGCTCCAACACCGTCGTCGTCGAGGACGTCTTCGTCCCGTCGCACCGGTTCCTGAGCTTCCGCGCGATGAGCGAGGGCCGCGCGCCCGGCCTCGAGCAGAACACCGACCCCGTCTACAAGATGCCGTGGGGCACCGTCCACCCCACCACCATCTCCGCGCCGATCGTCGGCATGGGCTACGGCGCCTACGAGGCCCACGTCGAACACCAGGGCAAGCGCGTGCGCGCCGCCTACGCGGGCGAGAACGCCAAGGACGATCCGTTCGCCAAGGTGCGCGTGGCCGAGGCGGCCAGCGATATCGACGCCGCGTGGCGTCAGCTCTCGGGCAATGT
It includes:
- a CDS encoding DUF427 domain-containing protein, producing MTEDRRGRVKVETGQKRVRVYLRGKLVADTLRPLLVWEIPYYPTYYVPLTDLRADLDPNGVTEHSPSRGEATGYDVTLEGLRVEGAALRYLDSPLPELKDAVRLDIAAFDWFEEDEQVFVHPRDPYSRVDILGSSRHVRVEIDGVTVADSHSPRILFETGLPARYYLPLTDVRMDLLTSSETHTSCPYKGTADYWNVRIGDTEHADIVWIYRTPLPESQKVAGLACFYNEKVDIYLDGVRQDRPHTPFG
- the hsaA gene encoding 3-hydroxy-9,10-secoandrosta-1,3,5(10)-triene-9,17-dione monooxygenase oxygenase subunit codes for the protein MTQEVTERVEALLPTLRERAQEAEDLRRIPEESMKALQETGFFRLLQPKQWGGHAADPVVFYDTVRKIASACGSTGWVSGIIGVHNWHLALFEQQAQQDVWGEDTDVRISSSYAPMGAGQAVDGGYIVRGSWAWSSGSDHATWAVLGGPVIKNGKPVDFGSFLIPRSDYRIDDVWNVVGLRGTGSNTVVVEDVFVPSHRFLSFRAMSEGRAPGLEQNTDPVYKMPWGTVHPTTISAPIVGMGYGAYEAHVEHQGKRVRAAYAGENAKDDPFAKVRVAEAASDIDAAWRQLSGNVAEEYALLLAGEEVPFDLRVRARRDQVRSTGRVIASIDKLFESSGATALANGTPLQRFWRDAHAGRVHAANDPERAYVMYGTHEFGLPVTDAMV
- a CDS encoding MFS transporter produces the protein MSIPQSTRDNTAAATSPSGQPKAVWAVAFASVIAFMGIGLVDPILKPIGEQLNATPSQVSLLFTSYMAVTGVAMLVTGVISSRFGAKKTLLTGLAIIIVFAALAGMSGSIGEIIGFRAGWGLGNALFIATALATIVGAATGGVAKAIILYEAALGIGIATGPLLGGVLGGISWRGPFFGVSVLMAVAFVAIVVLLPETPKAAHPTSITAPFKALRHKGLLTVSITALLYNFGFFTLLAFTPFPLDMGTYAIGFIFCGWGILLALSSVFLAPKLQARFGSLPMMALSLALFAIDLAVMGMFTQHKIVLIVGVVIAGAFLGVNNTLITEAVMISAPVERSTASAAYSFVRFGGGAAAPWVAGKLGEHNMSLPFWLGAVCTAAAVAVLFIGRGALAHIDDHDPAPHSVEEAQAITVGD
- a CDS encoding Rieske 2Fe-2S domain-containing protein, whose translation is MAINPKVRELDVGAPPTRFARGWHCVGLASTFRDGKPHAVEIFGTKLVVWTDTDDQIRVLDAYCRHMGGDLSMGTVKGDDIACPFHDWRWGASGKCTAIPYARRVPPLARTRRWTTLERNGQLFIWHDHEGNEPPPEVTIPHIEGPYTDEQGNPTETHNSGWTDWTWDSLLIEGANCREIIDNVVDMAHFFYIHYAFPTFFKNVFEGHVATQFLETKGRPDVGMAAKHGGDTLLKSEASYFGPSYMINPLVNIYSGYEIKVQLINCHYPVSQDSFVLQWGLSVEKPKGIPDEAAKKLADTMAKFFGDGFLQDVEIWKHKSKVENPLLCEEDGPVYQLRRWYEQFYVDVAEVTEKMTQRFEFEVDTTKANQAWEAEVAENLRRKAESEEAGV